In Deinococcus sp. QL22, the following are encoded in one genomic region:
- a CDS encoding HD domain-containing protein has protein sequence MSPVVPDSELLEPLLAQDSRLPVVWAWVGASMTFDAAHDTAHLARVARWTLHCAPALAPSLAVAAALTHDVVNLPKNHPQRAQASTIAAEMVLAKLPTLGFDGAEAEAVAAAVRDHSYSRGATPETLLGAALQDADRLDALGALGILRAAAAGGSMGRALLHATDPFCTARTPDDAAYTVDHFFTKLLRLETTFQTPVGQQEAARRTAVMRTFLANLGEEVGAEFLG, from the coding sequence TTGAGTCCAGTCGTACCGGATTCGGAGTTGCTGGAGCCGCTGCTGGCGCAAGATTCCCGCTTGCCTGTGGTATGGGCTTGGGTGGGGGCGAGCATGACCTTCGACGCCGCCCACGACACCGCCCACCTGGCACGGGTGGCCCGCTGGACGCTGCACTGCGCCCCAGCTTTGGCTCCCAGCCTCGCGGTGGCCGCCGCCCTTACGCACGATGTGGTCAACTTGCCCAAAAACCACCCCCAGCGGGCGCAGGCCAGCACCATAGCTGCCGAAATGGTGCTGGCCAAGCTGCCCACCCTCGGCTTTGATGGGGCGGAAGCAGAAGCTGTCGCTGCCGCCGTGCGCGACCATTCCTATTCTCGCGGAGCCACGCCGGAAACGCTGTTGGGGGCCGCTCTGCAAGACGCAGACCGCCTGGACGCCCTGGGCGCACTGGGCATTTTGCGGGCAGCGGCAGCAGGCGGAAGCATGGGCCGCGCCCTTTTACACGCCACCGATCCCTTTTGTACTGCCCGCACACCCGACGACGCCGCTTACACCGTGGATCACTTTTTTACTAAGCTGCTGCGGCTAGAAACCACCTTCCAGACGCCTGTAGGTCAGCAGGAGGCGGCGCGGCGCACGGCAGTCATGCGGACATTTCTGGCGAATCTGGGAGAAGAGGTGGGAGCGGAGTTTTTGGGGTGA
- a CDS encoding AIM24 family protein, whose product MSHMQLVQEHVGSGLTLRVHALTHVTRFSRTPDGELGETREMDGRFTIEAELSGSGVLLEPGAFQYSLGQVEASVQQQQQGGFLRRAIATAGSGESAFATRFTGHGKVWTEPTRKHFIIAEMSGDPSDTMLLDDRAFYLAQDTMQLGTHTHSSISGILSGNGLRQPKLSGRGIFAVESPVPVSEIEVIELDGRQTLTADGDLALMYSASLNVELRPLVRGLRNAMRTGEGFVYVFSGKGTVYLTPTHRMISGASL is encoded by the coding sequence ATGTCACACATGCAATTGGTACAGGAGCACGTCGGTTCGGGCCTCACGTTGCGGGTTCATGCCCTGACGCATGTCACCCGCTTTTCCCGCACCCCAGACGGCGAACTGGGCGAAACGCGGGAGATGGACGGGCGTTTTACCATCGAAGCGGAATTGAGCGGCTCGGGCGTGTTGCTGGAGCCCGGAGCTTTTCAATATTCGCTGGGACAGGTGGAAGCCAGCGTGCAGCAACAGCAGCAGGGCGGTTTCCTGCGCCGCGCCATCGCCACCGCCGGGTCGGGTGAGAGCGCGTTTGCCACACGTTTTACTGGACACGGCAAGGTCTGGACGGAACCCACCCGCAAACACTTCATCATTGCCGAAATGTCGGGCGATCCCAGCGACACGATGCTCTTGGATGACCGCGCTTTTTATCTGGCGCAGGACACCATGCAGCTCGGCACGCACACGCACTCCAGCATTTCCGGCATCCTGTCGGGCAACGGTTTACGCCAGCCCAAGCTGTCGGGCCGGGGCATTTTTGCTGTAGAAAGCCCCGTGCCCGTCAGTGAAATAGAGGTGATTGAGCTGGATGGCCGCCAGACCCTGACGGCAGACGGCGACCTTGCCCTGATGTACAGCGCCTCCCTGAATGTAGAACTGCGCCCGCTGGTACGTGGACTGAGAAACGCCATGCGAACCGGAGAAGGCTTCGTGTACGTCTTTTCGGGCAAAGGCACGGTTTACCTCACACCGACGCACCGCATGATTTCAGGCGCTTCTTTGTAG
- a CDS encoding helix-turn-helix domain-containing protein, which translates to MTLNQDNPTRLTRKPEEAAPMLGVGRNGVYDLIRSGQLRSIRVGRKILIPLTAIEDFLNGGTK; encoded by the coding sequence ATGACTCTAAACCAAGACAACCCCACTCGCCTCACCCGCAAACCTGAAGAGGCCGCGCCTATGTTGGGCGTCGGTAGAAACGGGGTCTATGACCTGATCCGCTCCGGACAGCTTCGCAGCATCCGCGTGGGCCGCAAGATTCTCATTCCGCTAACAGCCATCGAAGACTTCCTGAACGGCGGCACAAAATGA
- a CDS encoding gamma-glutamylcyclotransferase family protein: MTVPASVPGIGPLTTVFVYGTLMPGERNAGVAARGGTFRAQPATLHGYQLLHLTPEAYPAVIPGSPQDFVLGHALTYAPADWHAALPFLDALEGTEETPPLYTRERVELELQGGQTLPAWVYLYARADRLKQPGADAIASGDWREAPDRMRPRPSDR; the protein is encoded by the coding sequence ATGACTGTTCCCGCGAGTGTTCCCGGAATTGGCCCGCTGACTACCGTTTTCGTGTACGGCACCCTGATGCCCGGTGAGCGTAATGCGGGCGTTGCGGCGCGGGGGGGCACTTTTCGCGCCCAGCCTGCTACTTTGCACGGCTACCAGTTGCTGCATCTGACGCCGGAAGCCTACCCCGCCGTCATTCCCGGCAGCCCGCAAGACTTCGTGTTGGGGCACGCGCTGACCTACGCCCCCGCCGACTGGCACGCCGCACTGCCCTTTTTGGACGCGCTGGAAGGGACTGAAGAAACGCCGCCGTTATACACCCGAGAACGTGTAGAACTGGAGTTGCAAGGCGGCCAAACCTTGCCTGCATGGGTGTATCTGTATGCCCGCGCCGACCGCCTGAAGCAGCCCGGAGCCGACGCCATTGCCAGCGGCGACTGGCGAGAAGCCCCTGACCGGATGCGCCCGCGCCCCAGCGATAGGTAA
- a CDS encoding histidine phosphatase family protein, giving the protein MTGNALHLTLVRHGATDWNGIGRWQGWTDTPLGTLGESQAARLAARLSHQTFDAVYSSDLSRAARTAELSLPGLSLSGAPLQLDVRLREMHFGQYEGVTTDAVTHDADYADWQRDPWLLAAPGGGESLRVVADRMQDWADGLSGERVIAFSHGAAIRALLCGLFGWPALPQPGYVLPFPYQLAHTGLTRLSRAQGRWTLVSYNDAAHLEE; this is encoded by the coding sequence GTGACAGGTAACGCCCTGCACCTGACGTTGGTACGGCACGGGGCCACCGACTGGAACGGCATAGGCCGCTGGCAGGGTTGGACAGATACGCCGCTGGGCACGCTGGGCGAATCGCAAGCCGCCCGCCTGGCCGCCCGCCTGAGCCACCAGACCTTCGACGCCGTGTACAGCAGCGACCTGAGCCGCGCCGCCCGCACCGCCGAACTGAGCTTGCCCGGTCTGAGTTTGTCCGGCGCACCGCTGCAATTGGATGTGCGCCTGCGCGAAATGCACTTTGGGCAATACGAGGGCGTGACCACAGACGCTGTGACCCACGACGCCGACTACGCCGATTGGCAGCGCGACCCCTGGCTGCTCGCTGCCCCCGGCGGCGGCGAAAGCCTGCGCGTGGTGGCTGACCGAATGCAGGATTGGGCCGACGGATTGAGCGGCGAGCGCGTGATCGCCTTTTCGCATGGGGCGGCCATTCGCGCCCTGCTGTGCGGCCTGTTCGGGTGGCCTGCCTTGCCCCAACCGGGCTACGTGTTGCCGTTTCCGTACCAGTTGGCGCACACGGGCCTGACCCGTCTAAGCCGTGCACAGGGCCGCTGGACGCTGGTGAGCTACAACGACGCGGCGCATTTGGAGGAGTGA
- a CDS encoding helix-turn-helix domain-containing protein — translation MSLPAGIPQGLTTGEVARALHLKEETVKRALTSGALPSWQIVEGRGWRYVTPGALASYAAARGLSVDWEELL, via the coding sequence GTGAGCTTGCCAGCGGGCATACCGCAAGGGCTGACAACAGGTGAAGTTGCCCGCGCCCTGCATCTCAAGGAAGAGACGGTGAAGCGGGCACTGACTTCCGGGGCGCTTCCCTCATGGCAAATTGTCGAGGGGCGCGGGTGGCGTTACGTGACGCCGGGAGCTTTGGCGTCCTATGCAGCGGCGCGGGGGCTGTCTGTGGACTGGGAAGAGTTGCTCTGA
- a CDS encoding S1C family serine protease yields the protein MTSQNARVRPLALALSAALVGGFAVSSSSLALQAVPQVVQAQSAQPATPAERRAGNTPAPLTTTEKAALNALFSKSRAATLRIEQCPPTNCADSDGVGTAFLISADGLALTAYHVVFQAKNLSAQTVDKKRYAVEVIGYDDQSDLALLRVKVPKGTPFLPLAVTRPAVGDAALAIGNGGGAFLTSKTGRLTGLDSEAGRADFPAGTLELNAQLIPGDSGGPILNARGEVTGVVSYISVQGQGGIRRIQSYAVPVTTNDARVAALKRGEKRDAPIIGIAIGGTLAALTDLSASDFAEANRVLELDLGNTPGAFFTSVSVGSPAAKAGLQPLEYNEERKRIRGDIVTAVNGKRIVNFLEFQFAVRSYAPGDTVTLSVLRAGKPIEVKLVLTGRSTVAAN from the coding sequence ATGACATCTCAGAACGCACGCGTCCGCCCTCTAGCTTTGGCCCTCTCTGCCGCGCTGGTCGGCGGTTTTGCCGTGTCTTCTTCAAGCCTGGCGCTTCAGGCTGTGCCGCAGGTGGTTCAGGCTCAGTCGGCGCAGCCCGCCACCCCCGCCGAACGCCGCGCCGGGAATACGCCCGCCCCACTGACCACCACCGAAAAAGCGGCCCTGAACGCCCTGTTCAGCAAAAGCCGTGCCGCCACCCTGCGGATAGAGCAGTGCCCACCCACCAACTGCGCCGATTCGGACGGCGTGGGCACTGCCTTCCTGATCAGTGCCGATGGCCTGGCGCTCACCGCCTACCATGTGGTGTTTCAGGCCAAGAACCTGAGCGCCCAAACCGTAGACAAAAAGCGCTACGCCGTAGAAGTGATCGGGTACGACGATCAGTCCGATCTGGCCCTCCTGCGCGTCAAGGTGCCCAAGGGCACGCCCTTTTTGCCGCTGGCCGTGACACGCCCGGCAGTGGGTGACGCGGCTCTGGCTATCGGCAACGGCGGGGGCGCATTCCTGACCTCCAAAACGGGCCGCCTGACTGGGCTGGACTCCGAAGCAGGCCGCGCCGACTTTCCGGCAGGCACGCTGGAACTGAATGCCCAACTGATCCCCGGCGACAGCGGCGGCCCGATTCTGAACGCCAGGGGTGAAGTGACGGGCGTGGTCAGCTATATCAGCGTGCAGGGGCAGGGGGGCATCCGCCGGATTCAGTCTTACGCCGTGCCCGTGACCACCAACGACGCCCGCGTTGCCGCCCTCAAACGCGGTGAGAAGCGCGACGCCCCGATTATAGGCATCGCCATTGGCGGCACTTTGGCGGCCCTGACCGACCTCAGCGCAAGCGACTTTGCCGAAGCCAACCGGGTGTTGGAACTGGACTTGGGCAACACTCCCGGCGCATTCTTTACCAGCGTTTCTGTGGGCAGTCCGGCAGCCAAAGCGGGCTTACAACCCCTTGAATACAATGAGGAACGCAAGCGGATACGCGGCGACATCGTGACTGCCGTGAACGGCAAACGCATCGTCAACTTCCTGGAGTTTCAGTTCGCGGTGCGCTCCTATGCCCCCGGCGATACGGTCACGCTGAGCGTGCTGCGGGCAGGCAAACCCATCGAAGTGAAGCTGGTGCTGACAGGCCGCAGCACTGTGGCCGCGAACTGA
- a CDS encoding GNAT family N-acetyltransferase, producing MSSPLPVTVRRVLDPADPALPAFGRVQDETYYDPDTLMPPQMFPRLVSGPRNRVLVAEDEAGQVLGGTVFHLMAGAGFTSFTGVARQAQGRGVGWALHAAKLKEVRAAGLAGIFADSVYAGRQDGADREAEAKAGSSATARRAALHAWGLRTVDIPYWQPVGGEGGGPLTDLDLLYQPLDGSDTVPLDLVTQTLQAYWNGWLGQKRAVQEAQALADRADAQSLRLLPATETSSYWREREGIETEER from the coding sequence ATGTCCTCTCCCCTGCCCGTCACTGTGCGCCGCGTGCTTGACCCGGCAGACCCGGCTCTACCTGCTTTCGGGCGCGTACAAGACGAGACTTACTACGATCCCGACACGCTGATGCCGCCGCAGATGTTCCCGCGGCTGGTCTCCGGGCCACGTAACCGGGTGCTGGTGGCCGAAGACGAGGCTGGGCAAGTCCTGGGCGGCACGGTCTTTCACCTGATGGCGGGGGCCGGATTCACGTCGTTTACGGGTGTGGCGCGGCAGGCGCAGGGCCGGGGCGTGGGCTGGGCGCTGCACGCTGCCAAGCTGAAAGAAGTGCGGGCGGCAGGGCTGGCAGGCATCTTTGCCGACAGCGTATATGCGGGGCGGCAAGATGGAGCAGACCGGGAAGCCGAAGCAAAAGCGGGCAGCAGCGCCACTGCCCGCCGAGCCGCCCTGCACGCCTGGGGCCTGCGAACCGTAGACATTCCGTATTGGCAACCCGTGGGCGGCGAAGGCGGTGGCCCGCTCACCGACCTCGATTTGTTGTATCAGCCGCTAGATGGCTCGGATACGGTGCCGCTGGACTTGGTGACGCAAACGCTGCAAGCCTACTGGAATGGCTGGCTGGGCCAGAAACGCGCCGTGCAGGAAGCGCAAGCTTTGGCAGACCGCGCTGATGCACAGAGCCTGCGCCTCTTGCCCGCCACGGAAACGTCGTCGTATTGGCGGGAGCGTGAGGGAATCGAGACGGAAGAAAGATAG
- a CDS encoding DinB family protein, whose protein sequence is MTVSPRPDQYPIGPIPNLPGHDRATLEAVAARMVEAAQAWRTLLSGLNEAELGQRYRPGSWTVHELAHHAADAHMHGLMRLSYGLAEQPYTIQPMSEQAWLTLPTTDAPVQHALTLLDALNLRWAALLHGTNPSAFDVQIIHPQEGQQTLWRLVAKHDWHLRHHLAHAQIALGSGLAR, encoded by the coding sequence ATGACAGTCTCGCCCCGTCCAGATCAGTACCCTATTGGGCCGATTCCCAACCTACCGGGCCATGACCGGGCCACGTTGGAGGCGGTGGCGGCGCGAATGGTGGAGGCGGCGCAGGCATGGCGCACGCTGCTGTCTGGCCTGAATGAAGCTGAACTGGGCCAACGCTACCGCCCCGGCAGTTGGACGGTGCATGAACTGGCCCACCACGCTGCCGACGCCCATATGCATGGCCTGATGCGCCTCAGCTACGGCCTGGCCGAGCAACCCTACACCATCCAGCCGATGAGTGAGCAGGCCTGGCTGACCCTGCCCACCACCGACGCGCCCGTGCAGCACGCCCTCACGCTGCTGGACGCGCTGAACTTGCGTTGGGCCGCCCTGCTGCACGGCACCAACCCAAGCGCCTTCGATGTGCAGATTATTCACCCGCAGGAAGGCCAGCAAACCCTGTGGCGTTTGGTCGCCAAGCACGACTGGCACCTGCGTCATCACCTTGCACACGCACAAATTGCGCTGGGTTCGGGGCTGGCCCGATGA
- a CDS encoding multidrug DMT transporter, translating into MDSALKKAGAMLAHLDLFHHMLHLRGLLQLAAHMEERGDRVTLISPDTITLIGSEQSAAPNVTTTKGATIVSGNAYAVLRTLKGHDAPEYAVTREELGALNARAVADIEAGDALRAFADTLTRITAGTPAPAPAAAAPTTETASAPTTPSAERAARPRRSAEAEAGNADQPAA; encoded by the coding sequence ATGGACTCCGCACTCAAGAAAGCAGGCGCGATGCTGGCCCACCTCGACCTCTTTCACCACATGCTGCACCTGCGCGGGCTGCTGCAACTGGCCGCACATATGGAGGAGCGGGGCGACCGCGTGACCCTGATCAGCCCCGACACCATCACGCTGATCGGCAGCGAGCAGAGCGCCGCACCGAACGTGACCACCACCAAAGGCGCGACCATCGTGTCGGGCAACGCCTACGCCGTGCTGCGCACTCTGAAGGGCCACGACGCCCCTGAATACGCCGTGACCCGCGAGGAGCTCGGCGCACTGAACGCCCGCGCCGTGGCCGATATAGAGGCTGGAGACGCCCTGCGTGCCTTTGCCGACACGCTGACCCGGATTACGGCTGGCACGCCCGCTCCTGCCCCGGCTGCCGCTGCTCCGACCACCGAAACGGCTTCTGCCCCCACCACACCCAGCGCCGAACGCGCTGCCCGCCCCCGCCGCAGTGCCGAAGCCGAAGCGGGCAACGCCGATCAGCCTGCCGCCTAA
- a CDS encoding DUF2252 domain-containing protein: protein MAHIQPQPLSSQALPSRAERREQGRSLRTSTPRESHATFTPAADRANVLDVLHAGTQGCIPGLIPLRYGRMVTSPFAFFRGTAGIMAADLAHTPTTGERVQASGDAHCANFGAFATGERNLVFDLNDFDETLRAPWEWDIKRLAASVVLAARGAGHSESDACFAAQSAARAYRLHLREYACMTHLDVWYDRIDATEALEDMAADAREQGQEMFRKAQSRTQLHTLGKLAYKEGKQWMLRDDPPLLTHTDDPEAASWLDEVRGGYFDSVPADRRALLSRYHLTDWALKVTGVGSCGRRVLVLLLAADGDDVIFLQVKEARPSVLEPYAGKTVARNSAHRIVRGQQLMQAASDPFLGWATRGEHCFYVRQLRDMKGRFDLEEVTPRSLEEIAELCGWALARAHARTGDAATIGTYLGKKEKFDGAIARFATLYADQAERDHATLEKAVKSGAIEIKADPDDK from the coding sequence ATGGCCCACATCCAACCGCAGCCGCTCTCTTCACAAGCCTTGCCGTCGCGTGCCGAGCGCCGCGAACAGGGCCGGAGCCTCCGCACCTCTACACCGCGCGAAAGCCACGCCACGTTTACCCCCGCCGCAGACCGGGCCAATGTGCTGGACGTGCTTCACGCGGGAACGCAGGGCTGTATTCCGGGCCTGATTCCGCTGCGGTATGGACGCATGGTGACTTCACCATTCGCATTTTTTCGGGGCACGGCGGGCATCATGGCGGCGGATCTGGCGCACACCCCCACCACCGGGGAGCGCGTGCAGGCCAGCGGCGACGCCCACTGCGCCAACTTCGGAGCCTTTGCCACCGGAGAGCGCAATCTGGTTTTCGATCTGAACGACTTTGACGAAACGCTGCGTGCGCCGTGGGAATGGGACATCAAGCGGTTGGCGGCCAGCGTGGTACTGGCGGCGCGGGGGGCCGGGCACAGCGAATCGGACGCCTGTTTTGCGGCCCAGAGCGCTGCGCGGGCCTACCGCCTGCACCTGCGCGAATACGCCTGCATGACCCATCTGGACGTGTGGTACGACCGCATAGACGCCACCGAAGCACTGGAGGACATGGCCGCCGACGCCCGCGAACAGGGCCAAGAAATGTTCCGCAAGGCGCAGAGCCGCACGCAACTGCACACGCTGGGCAAACTGGCGTACAAGGAAGGCAAACAGTGGATGCTGCGCGATGATCCGCCGCTGCTGACGCACACCGATGACCCCGAAGCCGCTTCCTGGCTGGATGAAGTGCGGGGCGGCTACTTCGACAGCGTGCCCGCTGACCGCCGGGCCCTCCTCTCGCGCTATCACCTGACCGATTGGGCGTTGAAGGTCACGGGCGTGGGCAGTTGTGGGCGGCGGGTGCTGGTGCTCCTGCTGGCTGCCGACGGCGACGACGTGATTTTTTTGCAGGTGAAAGAAGCGCGGCCCAGCGTGCTGGAACCCTACGCAGGCAAAACCGTGGCCCGCAATTCGGCGCACCGGATCGTGCGGGGGCAACAGCTGATGCAGGCGGCCAGCGATCCATTTCTGGGCTGGGCCACGCGCGGCGAACACTGTTTTTATGTGCGCCAACTGCGCGACATGAAGGGCCGTTTTGATCTGGAAGAGGTGACGCCGCGTTCTCTGGAAGAAATTGCAGAACTGTGCGGCTGGGCACTGGCCCGCGCTCACGCCCGCACCGGAGACGCCGCCACCATCGGCACCTATCTGGGCAAAAAAGAGAAGTTTGACGGGGCCATTGCCCGCTTTGCCACCCTCTACGCGGATCAGGCCGAGCGCGACCACGCCACGCTGGAGAAGGCCGTGAAGTCGGGGGCGATAGAGATAAAGGCCGATCCAGACGACAAGTAA
- a CDS encoding acyl-CoA thioesterase — translation MNDQPAPIAPAPRSRARMLELVFPKDSNYHGTAFGGFVLSLMDKAASVAAVRHARGSVVTARMDGVDFHVPIRVGDAVALDARVVRVGRSSMTIRVDVYRETMASGEVQLATTGHFVFVALDEQGKPRPVPALHDGADLAQNDPDFEERP, via the coding sequence ATGAACGATCAGCCCGCTCCGATTGCCCCCGCCCCGCGCAGCCGCGCCCGCATGCTGGAACTGGTCTTTCCCAAAGACAGCAACTATCACGGCACAGCGTTCGGCGGGTTCGTGCTGTCTCTGATGGATAAGGCCGCGAGTGTGGCCGCCGTGCGCCATGCCAGAGGCAGTGTCGTGACCGCCCGCATGGACGGCGTGGACTTTCATGTGCCGATCCGGGTGGGCGACGCGGTAGCCCTCGATGCCCGCGTGGTGCGCGTGGGCCGAAGCTCTATGACCATCCGGGTAGACGTGTACCGCGAAACGATGGCGAGCGGTGAGGTACAACTGGCGACCACCGGACATTTCGTGTTCGTGGCGCTGGACGAACAGGGCAAGCCGCGCCCCGTGCCCGCCCTGCACGACGGCGCAGATTTGGCCCAGAACGATCCGGACTTCGAGGAGCGCCCGTGA
- a CDS encoding arsinothricin resistance N-acetyltransferase ArsN1 family A translates to MPARPATLADAPAIAQIYNEGIEDRIATFETQLRTPDDIRERLSSPLAAQHPAVVISAADSVVAFAWSGSYSAREVYAGIGDHGVYVARAARGQGYGEAALRSLMAAATVAGLHKLTSRILTENTASRRLHTRCGFREVGVHQRHAQLDGLWHDVVTVEVLL, encoded by the coding sequence ATGCCTGCCCGACCCGCCACCCTTGCCGACGCCCCTGCCATTGCCCAGATTTATAACGAGGGCATAGAAGACCGAATCGCCACCTTTGAAACCCAGCTACGTACCCCGGATGACATTCGGGAACGCCTCAGCAGCCCGCTGGCGGCCCAGCATCCGGCGGTGGTGATCTCGGCGGCGGACAGCGTTGTAGCGTTCGCCTGGAGTGGCTCCTACAGCGCCCGTGAGGTGTACGCGGGCATTGGGGATCACGGCGTATATGTGGCGCGGGCCGCACGAGGTCAGGGGTACGGCGAGGCGGCGCTGAGATCGCTGATGGCAGCGGCCACAGTTGCGGGCCTGCACAAGCTCACCAGCCGAATCCTGACCGAGAACACCGCCAGCCGACGCCTGCACACCCGCTGCGGCTTCCGCGAGGTGGGTGTTCATCAGCGCCATGCCCAGCTTGACGGCCTCTGGCACGACGTGGTGACGGTAGAAGTGCTGTTATAG
- the rpsO gene encoding 30S ribosomal protein S15, producing the protein MIDKKQTIQDNAKSDKDTGSTTVQIALLSARISNLSSHLTANKKDKHGQRGLQLMNGQRRRLLKYLERTNYDEYITLTDKLGIRRGQRIVR; encoded by the coding sequence ATGATCGACAAGAAACAGACCATTCAGGACAACGCCAAGAGCGACAAAGACACAGGCAGCACCACCGTGCAGATCGCGCTGCTCAGCGCCCGCATCAGCAACCTGAGCAGCCACCTGACCGCCAACAAGAAGGACAAGCACGGTCAGCGCGGCCTGCAACTCATGAACGGCCAGCGCCGCCGCCTGCTGAAGTACCTCGAGCGTACCAACTACGACGAGTACATCACCCTGACGGACAAGCTCGGCATTCGCCGGGGCCAGCGCATCGTTCGCTGA
- a CDS encoding AAA family ATPase, with the protein MTAPREPRALRVFNGQTAPPVKAVEWLVERFLARGAGTLLFGQPGVSKSAHTAHLVACLVAGQPFAHLKTSRRGLRVLYLDFDGSWEWNHELFEAAFRGVGIEGIPEAFVYYSPNTEECNAPEEGEGLKALEAMGPDIAQTVKDLNIDLVICDSLGQMMIGDTNNGQEVALALRLGLNPARKAGAAVLVIDHATKSAAGGVGIPTPMGSQQKRAWARVSVALEGEELDGKTVTRWSVDKSNTAPFEPFHTRLNFTNTGERLEVLDLDFLGEAGPRIVHRERDERAQEAQREILDALQDGPLVRAKLGGKGGTFDRALKTLETAGQVVKLERGLYGLPEHAPDVSPPHQPLGSGVVKRSESSPATFSPPHQTPTSGVVVKEDVMILVELAEPVAIEEEVLTW; encoded by the coding sequence GTGACTGCCCCTCGTGAGCCTCGCGCCTTGCGCGTCTTCAATGGACAGACTGCCCCGCCTGTCAAAGCGGTGGAATGGTTGGTGGAACGGTTCTTAGCACGGGGCGCGGGCACGCTGCTGTTTGGACAGCCCGGCGTAAGCAAGAGTGCCCACACCGCGCATCTTGTGGCCTGTTTGGTAGCAGGGCAACCCTTCGCACACTTGAAGACCTCTAGGCGTGGCCTCCGGGTGCTGTATCTGGACTTCGACGGCTCGTGGGAATGGAACCATGAACTTTTTGAGGCGGCCTTTCGCGGTGTGGGCATTGAGGGCATCCCTGAAGCATTCGTCTACTACAGCCCCAACACGGAAGAGTGCAACGCGCCAGAAGAGGGTGAGGGGTTGAAAGCTCTGGAGGCGATGGGGCCAGACATTGCCCAGACGGTGAAAGACTTGAACATAGATTTGGTGATCTGTGATTCGTTGGGCCAGATGATGATCGGAGACACCAACAACGGGCAAGAAGTGGCGCTAGCCCTGCGCTTGGGCTTAAATCCAGCACGCAAGGCAGGCGCGGCGGTGTTGGTGATCGACCATGCCACCAAATCAGCGGCGGGCGGCGTGGGCATTCCTACCCCGATGGGTAGCCAGCAAAAGCGGGCGTGGGCGCGTGTCTCTGTCGCTCTGGAGGGTGAGGAACTGGACGGAAAAACCGTCACGCGCTGGAGTGTGGACAAGAGCAACACAGCACCGTTTGAACCCTTCCACACTCGCCTCAATTTCACCAACACAGGCGAGCGGTTGGAGGTACTTGATTTGGACTTTTTGGGCGAAGCTGGCCCCCGGATCGTTCACCGTGAGCGAGATGAACGGGCACAGGAAGCCCAGCGGGAGATTCTGGACGCCCTGCAAGATGGGCCACTGGTACGGGCCAAACTAGGCGGGAAGGGTGGAACGTTTGACCGGGCGCTGAAGACTTTGGAGACAGCCGGGCAAGTAGTGAAGCTGGAACGGGGACTGTATGGTCTGCCAGAACATGCGCCGGACGTTTCACCACCACACCAACCCTTGGGAAGTGGTGTGGTGAAAAGAAGCGAATCCAGCCCTGCCACCTTTTCACCACCACACCAAACCCCTACATCTGGTGTGGTGGTGAAAGAAGACGTGATGATTCTGGTAGAGCTAGCGGAACCTGTGGCGATTGAGGAAGAGGTGCTGACGTGGTAG